From one Henningerozyma blattae CBS 6284 chromosome 1, complete genome genomic stretch:
- the BUD8 gene encoding Bud8p (similar to Saccharomyces cerevisiae BUD9 (YGR041W) and BUD8 (YLR353W); ancestral locus Anc_4.186): MMLPTAPLSSNTDTSSSPPSSDESGLLDLHVARESFFIENQQQLHNTNNSDRPFTVYLDENQLSSLQLADELDADDEGSHVASSARLHKSTSSIYSDKHDTNLIQPHSLANPDRYFDNLLIDSGAESIITNDEEFVDSTLRTNDSRMYSAINAESSKNFSDFFTADSFQQTQLDAGKNNSNSMVLLNNSMNNSNRSISNQNTENHLKVHINSSDFERQNAALDSTPRVELRRGSESSLKFIQPNRLRLSMESQISYNSSLLSEQLKNPGFPDDNNDNTKHSIHTPTQGHILDKPKIHGSTGTLATSILYHYMHHENNSDENSVSTTSTGKLNKIISHNKSSISNSNMHESSSDNNLTSNYQTPRQLSIGPEMLLPNTLLSSSLYITNPSNRSSSSSSERHPIRRPIRSITSPTGPLTSDYEEDAGAMASSSLNYTTTIDDAVEMLKLEIESPTKVTPEALTRHSSNFVLRHYNIEKRVPSDSSENSNTSNHTNRSYHSQSLLTNILRPAPQDEKINNSISNKSSTKEAVTIPALRNITSRNKWSTASSVTPITTNSSFHNFNSTLIRRERTNDSNRSYKLGRYPHIFNSSSNSNGIINFSDYIDANESVYENDNENEEGNESENIRRTVSPYGSVIYQQIAQHENYITQQERELERRERELRIREQELAQQERAIALYEHELTLHTLTLNGENPNTSYEYPLAITNDNNNDDDNSDNEANELIPSAAIRTPVISTPLPAQTNNTLSAKTVNTSIFTGADIDIAVDAINNHRHTIFNDETTNDEKRKSKRSSKRKSKRKSRTNIPVNLNNELNSAMFAVGDHDDLERDGMRIQHIESNSLTSFDSHPNLFFDIYSIKRLFFLILICLVIPPIFFIIGIGKKGGITDYRLMKMIMNEEHRIGLFQGFIWDVDINWLRKLCLVMGMIETIVILGCIGIGFGVGLTR; encoded by the coding sequence atgATGCTGCCTACAGCGCCGCTGTCAAGCAATACAGATACCTCATCATCTCCCCCAAGCTCAGATGAATCTGGTCTTCTGGATCTTCATGTAGCTAGAGAATCTTTCTTTATAGAAAACCAACAACAATTGcataatacaaataatagtGATAGACCCTTTACAGTATATTTGGATGAAAACCAGCTTTCCTCTCTACAACTTGCAGATGAATTAGATGCAGATGATGAAGGAAGTCATGTTGCGAGTTCTGCTCGATTGCACAAGTCTACTTCATCGATATATAGTGACAAGCATGATACTAATCTAATTCAACCCCATTCCTTAGCTAACCCAGACAGATATTTCGACAACCTTTTAATAGATAGTGGAGCAgaatcaataataacaaatgATGAGGAATTTGTGGATTCAACTTTAAGAACAAATGATTCAAGAATGTATTCTGCCATTAATGCAGAAAGttccaaaaatttttctGATTTTTTCACTGCAGATTCATTTCAACAAACTCAACTAGATGCTgggaaaaataattcaaatagtaTGGTACTTTTGAACAATTCTAtgaataattcaaatagatCAATAAGTAATCAAAATACtgaaaatcatttaaaagtGCATATCAATAGTTCTGACTTTGAGCGGCAAAACGCAGCTTTAGATAGCACGCCAAGAGTTGAGCTTCGACGTGGGTCAGAATCCTCGTTAAAATTTATCCAACCAAATAGATTAAGACTATCTATGGAATCTCAAATATCGTATAACTCATCACTTTTGAGTGAGCAATTAAAAAATCCAGGTTTTCCCGATGATAACAATGATAATACCAAGCATAGCATTCATACCCCCACACAAGGTCACATACTCGACAAACCTAAAATACATGGAAGTACAGGCACACTTGCCACGTCAATTTTATATCATTATATGCACCATGAAAACAATTCTGACGAAAATAGTGTATCAACAACTAGCACAGGaaagttaaataaaataattagtCATAATAAAAGTTccatttcaaattctaatatgCATGAGTCGTCATCGGATAATAATCTTACTAGTAATTATCAAACACCAAGACAATTATCCATTGGTCCAGAAATGTTATTACCAAAcacattattatcatcatctttgTATATTACAAATCCAAGCAATAGATCATCATCAAGTTCCTCAGAGAGACACCCAATACGTCGCCCTATTAGGAGTATAACTTCACCTACAGGTCCTCTGACTTCTGATTATGAAGAAGATGCAGGGGCAATGGCTAGttcatctttaaattatactACTACTATAGATGATGCAGTAGAGATGTTAAAATTAGAGATTGAATCACCTACCAAAGTTACTCCAGAAGCATTAACGCGTCATAGTTCTAATTTTGTACTACGCcattataatattgaaaaacgAGTACCATCTGATTCATCAGAGAATTCCAACACATCGAACCATACAAATAGATCGTATCATAGTCAATCCTTATTGACAAATATCTTACGTCCAGCACCtcaagatgaaaaaataaataacagtatttcaaataaaagtTCCACCAAAGAAGCGGTGACAATTCCCgctttaagaaatataacTAGTAGAAATAAATGGAGTACCGCATCTTCAGTAACCCCTATTACTACGAATAGTTCATTtcataatttcaattccaCCTTGATACGACGTGAACGAACAAATGATAGCAACCGGAGCTATAAGCTTGGTAGATATCctcatatttttaattctagTTCCAATTCGAATGGTATAATTAACTTTTCTGATTATATTGATGCTAATGAATCTGtttatgaaaatgataatgaaaatgaagagGGAAATGAAAGTGAGAATATTAGAAGAACAGTATCACCTTATGGATCAGTAATATATCAACAGATTGCTCAGCATGAGAATTATATTACTCAACAGGAAAGAGAATTAGAAAGAAGAGAGCGTGAACTGCGAATACGTGAGCAGGAACTTGCACAACAAGAGCGTGCGATTGCGTTATATGAGCATGAATTAACGTTACACACATTGACACTAAATGGTGAAAACCCCAATACTTCTTATGAATATCCATTGGCAATtacaaatgataataataatgatgatgataatagtGATAATGAGGCTAATGAGCTAATTCCATCAGCTGCAATAAGGACACCTGTTATATCTACACCATTACCGGCACAGACTAATAATACCCTATCTGCAAAAACTGTGAATACAAGTATTTTCACAGGTGCAGATATAGATATTGCTGTTGATGCTATTAATAATCATCGTCATACAATTTTTAACGATGAAACtacaaatgatgaaaagCGTAAGAGTAAACGCTCTAGTAAACGTAAAAGTAAGCGTAAAAGTAGAACGAATATTCCtgtaaatttgaataatgaattaaattctgCTATGTTTGCGGTAGGTGATCatgatgatttagaaaGAGATGGTATGAGAATTCAACATATTGAAAGTAATTCATTAACTTCATTTGATTCTCAtccaaatttatttttcgaTATTTATAGTATCAAAcgattattttttttaatattaatttgcTTAGTAATCCCacctatttttttcattattggGATTGGTAAGAAAGGTGGAATTACTGATTATCGACtcatgaaaatgataatgaatgaAGAACATAGAATTGGATTATTTCAAGGTTTTATATGGGATGTTGATATCAATTGGTTACGGAAACTATGTTTAGTGATGGGTATGATAGAAACAATTGTTATATTAGGGTGTATAGGTATTGGATTTGGTGTTGGCTTAACACGATAA
- the LUG1 gene encoding Lug1p (similar to Saccharomyces cerevisiae YLR352W; ancestral locus Anc_4.185), giving the protein MSPAVLKESIPPEIVYQILTYQFRDFMNNDYPNSPEKFNENLRTFLRSNLTVSKTFYHICRVLVYRYCNFTTAKRFKDLLRTIKHNPSLSNAVEIADFQELTSIGLGRTEEMNKMIKNLTNETLLEYLYLTRKSLREFLACEHIQNDLDSKIIYFLLKSGTVLSVIDFCGCSGATFTENFIKAVNKLYPDTNPTQPFRQNYQVTCLGLNDCTDLPPATIGKTLKLFPELQKLDLAHTSIDDEILNSLPHFKNLTHISLSMCSQLTPRGVLEFFAHSSTITDENSTSLQWLNLRVSRTSSSWTEVHTMFLLKKLCQYGHNKTLQYLNIGGLPLHESNDFTLTPGQFYIQTTDSLQFIKWNFPALKSLSIRDNDISVERLSHFLSPINVSGDDDTDSNVDDKDTVHIECKQKLKFINISGNSQINKWTIQDSSIYTSCPTLVAIEVSFDAWKYIEKSNERHEITTFIYKDSSSIIKDIADAKVVKWKCYLDNSYGRRYWIYKIDPYINRGDLDTIANVTKYDDSGNKIVEVIKQPDFLKFAQTKLMLGVGLLPQTRYRRKRCYRDFKPQISNFFTRKGGVTVGHHDSPIVAPLLPPGGWRLMNNDDESDSDLDMSSSHSNEYDSIPEVPVPSREPSRVIPNDSYVTTDISRMSLNGARSQRSIFQSGLFWDRSMHDLSQLSSQQESVEPLEEGREQTDDEYFSVPEIERRRSQFNLLKSHFSHPSVNIFGSTQLDSPNLNAKPKRYYIDNPQEFVYDTEDSEMTRRYRAHFEIMNEYAVFGTVERGMYRYYSLKT; this is encoded by the coding sequence ATGTCCCCTGCTGTATTAAAGGAATCAATCCCCCCAGAAATagtttatcaaatattaacatATCAATTTAGAGATTTTATGAATAATGATTATCCAAATAGTCCAGAAAagtttaatgaaaatttaaggACTTTTCTTAGAAGCAATTTAACTGTAAGCAAAACATTTTATCATATTTGTAGAGTTTTAGTATATCGGTATTGTAATTTCACAACTGCCAAGAGGTTCAAGGATCTTCTAAGAACTATTAAACATAATCCTAGTTTAAGTAATGCTGTAGAAATTGCTGATTTCCAAGAATTGACATCAATTGGGTTAGGTAGAACGGaagaaatgaataaaatgaTCAAGAATTTAACTAATGAAACTTTATTGGAGTATTTATATCTTACAAGAAAGAGTTTAAGAGAATTTCTAGCTTGTGAACATATTCAAAATGATTTGGATTCtaaaatcatttatttcttaCTAAAATCTGGAACAGTTTTAAGTGTTATAGACTTTTGTGGTTGTTCTGGTGCCACTTTTAcagaaaattttattaaagctgtaaataaattatatccAGACACTAATCCAACTCAACCATTTAGGCAAAATTATCAAGTTACTTGCCTTGGTTTGAATGATTGTACAGATTTGCCCCCTGCTACTATTGGTAAGACTTTAAAACTATTCCcagaattacaaaaattgGATTTGGCTCATACATctattgatgatgaaatattaaatagtCTACCtcattttaaaaatttaaccCATATATCATTATCTATGTGTAGTCAATTAACTCCAAGAGGTGTCTTGGAATTTTTTGCCCATTCGTCCACAATTACTGACGAAAATTCAACTTCTTTACAATGGTTAAACTTAAGAGTCTCAAGGACTTCATCAAGTTGGACGGAGGTCCATACGatgtttttattaaaaaaattatgcCAATATGGTCATAATAAGACtttacaatatttaaacatTGGAGGTTTACCCTTACATGAATCAAATGATTTTACTTTAACTCCAGGtcaattttatattcaaacTACTGATAGTTTACAGTTTATTAAATGGAACTTCCCTGCTTTAAAGAGTTTAAGTATTAgagataatgatatttccGTTGAAAGATTATCACATTTCTTATCACCAATCAATGTCTCTGGTGATGACGATACCGATTCTAATGTGGATGATAAAGACACTGTTCATATTGAATGtaaacaaaaattgaaatttataaatatttcaggTAATTcacaaattaataaatggACAATTCAAGATTCTTCAATTTACACATCATGTCCAACTTTGGTGGCTATTGAAGTATCATTTGATGCTTGGAAATACATTGAAAAATCCAATGAAAGACATGAAATAACaacatttatttataaagatTCATCCTCTATCATTAAGGATATTGCAGATGCTAAAGTGGTAAAATGGAAATGTTATTTAGATAACTCATATGGTAGAAGATATTGGATTTATAAAATAGATCCTTATATCAATAGAGGCGATTTAGATACAATTGCTAATGTTACTAAATATGATGACAGTGGTAATAAAATAGTGGAAGTTATTAAGCAGCCtgatttcttaaaatttgCTCAAACTAAACTAATGCTTGGAGTTGGACTATTACCACAAACCAGATACAGACGTAAGAGATGTTATAGAGATTTTAAACCTCAAAtatccaatttttttacgAGAAAAGGTGGCGTCACAGTAGGTCATCATGACTCACCAATTGTTGCCCCGCTATTGCCACCTGGTGGTTGGAGATTAATGAATAACGATGATGAATCTGATTCAGATTTAGATATGAGCTCTTCTCACAGTAATGAGTACGATTCTATTCCAGAAGTACCAGTTCCAAGCCGTGAACCTTCAAGAGTCATACCCAACGATTCATATGTCACCACAGATATAAGCAGAATGTCTTTAAATGGTGCAAGATCTCAGCGGAGCATTTTCCAAAGTGGGTTATTTTGGGATCGTTCTATGCATGACCTATCTCAATTATCTTCACAGCAAGAATCTGTAGAACCTTTAGAAGAAGGTAGAGAACAAACAGATGACGAATATTTCAGTGTGCcagaaattgaaagaagAAGGTCACAATTCAATTTGCTAAAATCACATTTCTCTCATCCTTcagttaatatttttggttCTACACAATTAGATTCTCCAAATTTGAATGCAAAGCCAAAACGTTATTACATCGATAACCCTCAAGAGTTTGTGTATGACACTGAGGACTCTGAAATGACTAGAAGATATCGTGCTCATTTTGAAATCATGAACGAATATGCAGTATTTGGTACTGTAGAAAGAGGAATGTATCGTTATTATAGTCTAAAAACTTAA
- the KSS1 gene encoding mitogen-activated serine/threonine-protein kinase KSS1 (similar to Saccharomyces cerevisiae KSS1 (YGR040W); ancestral locus Anc_4.184) encodes MSRKITFDIPAHYQLLDLVGEGAYGTVCSACHLPTGTTVAIKRIQPFSKPLFVTRTLREIKLLKYFNDHENIISILDQVKPNSIETFNSVYLVQELMETDLQKIIVNQKLSYDHIQYFIYQILRALKSIHSAQVIHRDLKPSNLLLNSNCDLKVCDFGLSRCLASSDNSKDTLVGFMTEYVATRWYRAPEIMLTFQKYTTAMDIWSCGCILAEMISGKPLFPGRDYHHQIWLILEVLGTPSNDDFDDITSNRAKEYIENLPFKSKLPYEVALGRDDMDPLLIDLLDKMLTFNPHKRISAKEALSHPYLATYHEPDDEPDYPPLDVEHDDFWQMDNSIKENTDEVPSIEFLKQMLYDEIQKPLN; translated from the coding sequence ATGTCtagaaaaattacattCGATATTCCTGCACATTATCAATTGTTAGATTTGGTTGGTGAAGGTGCTTATGGTACAGTTTGTTCCGCTTGTCATTTACCAACAGGTACCACTGTGgcaattaaaagaatacaACCGTTCAGTAAACCTTTATTTGTAACAAGAACTTTAAGAGAAATCAAATtgttgaaatatttcaatgatCATGAAAATATCATCAGTATCTTGGATCAAGTCAAACCAAATTCCATTGAAACCTTCAATTCTGTTTATTTGGTTCAAGAATTGATGGAAACTGATTTACAGAAAATTATAGtcaatcaaaaattatcttatgatcatattcaatatttcatCTATCAAATATTGAGAGCTTTAAAATCAATTCATAGTGCTCAAGTAATACATAGGGATTTAAAACCATCAAATCTATTACTTAATTCGAATTGTGATTTAAAAGTCTGTGATTTCGGATTATCAAGATGTTTAGCAAGTAGtgataattcaaaagataCTCTTGTCGGATTTATGACTGAATACGTAGCTACAAGATGGTATAGAGCTCCAGAAATTATGTTAACCTTCCAAAAATATACCACAGCAATGGATATTTGGTCTTGTGGTTGTATATTAGCAGAAATGATCTCAGGGAAACCTTTATTCCCAGGTAGAgattatcatcatcaaatttGGTTGATTTTAGAAGTATTAGGAACTCCATCAAATGATGATTTCGATGATATTACTTCAAACCGTGCCaaagaatatattgaaaatttaccCTTTAAATCAAAACTACCGTATGAAGTAGCTCTGGGAAGAGATGATATGGACCCATTACTAATAGATTTATTAGACAAAATGTTGACTTTTAACCCGCATAAAAGAATTAGTGCTAAAGAGGCCTTGTCCCATCCTTATTTAGCAACATATCATGAACCAGATGATGAACCAGATTATCCGCCTTTAGATGTCGAACATGATGATTTCTGGCAAATggataattcaattaaagaaaataccGATGAAGTTCCATCCATTGAATTCTTAAAACAAATGTTGTACGATGAGATACAGAAGCCTTTGAATTAA
- the NIT3 gene encoding putative hydrolase (similar to Saccharomyces cerevisiae NIT3 (YLR351C); ancestral locus Anc_4.183): MNKAKVALIQLLGSQANKNANLERAQVLIKQALLQQPDTKLVVLPECFNSPYDVLKFQEYSEVITPRNESVTTKFLSGIAQRYRITLIGGTIPEYDPQDGKLYNTCIVYDERGQLIGKHRKMHLFDINIPNGIEFQESKTLSFGNAITTVENSSSDCKILNKFGIGICYDMRFPELAMINSRRGAKLMVYPSAFNTVTGPLHWDILAKSRAIDNQIYIILCSPARDKSNPKNYQAYGHSIVVDPNGKVVSEAGEDEEIVFAELDVDLIEVVRQSIPITRQRRFDVYPDVSDLHGQK, from the coding sequence ATGAATAAAGCCAAAGTTGCATTGATCCAATTGCTTGGGTCTCAAGCTAACAAGAATGCCAATTTGGAACGAGCTCAAGTGTTGATCAAACAAGCTCTTTTGCAACAACCTGATACAAAACTTGTTGTACTGCCTGAATGTTTTAATTCTCCATAtgatgttttaaaatttcaagaatATAGTGAAGTGATTACTCCGCGGAATGAGAGTGTAACTACCAAATTTTTATCCGGGATTGCTCAAAGATATCGGATAACATTAATCGGGGGAACAATCCCTGAATACGATCCTCAGGATGGGAAATTATACAACACATGTATTGTATATGATGAACGGGGCCAACTGATTGGTAAACATCGTAAAATGCATTTGTTTGATATCAATATCCCTAATGGAATTGAGTTTCAAGAATCTAAAACTTTAAGTTTTGGCAACGCAATTACTACAGTGGAGAATAGTTCAAGCGATTGTAAGATATTAAACAAGTTCGGCATAGGTATATGCTATGATATGAGATTCCCCGAGTTGGCGATGATCAATAGCAGAAGAGGTGCCAAATTGATGGTGTATCCAAGTGCCTTTAATACTGTTACTGGCCCGTTACATTGGGATATCTTAGCCAAATCAAGAGCCATTgataatcaaatatatataatctTATGTTCACCAGCAAGAGATAAATCGAATCCCAAGAATTATCAAGCATACGGACATTCCATAGTTGTCGACCCCAATGGGAAAGTCGTGTCAGAGGCAGGTGAAGATGAAGAGATCGTCTTTGCTGAATTGGATGTTGATTTGATCGAAGTTGTGAGACAGAGTATTCCAATTACACGTCAAAGAAGGTTTGATGTATACCCTGATGTGAGTGATTTACATGGGCAAAAGTAA
- the TBLA0A08450 gene encoding uncharacterized protein has protein sequence MPLAKPQTASFFFVALLAGLFARCPLIETRMEIDTEMNTVTDTVIKTGPENLPRIDAATMPAAPTLRCSERVLQPRPPRRTPCQLTVSHQHVARSGAEYYEASHTQPHMCLRMPLSPVDPAPENDVGPDATLHACAAFCAPIPLEFRRALRLALGRTSRSGNHPRRCAFSLRARRITQCTDGGTSPSNIHQYK, from the coding sequence ATGCCACTAGCAAAACCGCAGACAgcttctttctttttcgTTGCTTTGCTCGCCGGACTCTTCGCCCGATGTCCGCTTATAGAAACACGAATGGAAATAGACACGGAGATGAATACCGTAACCGATACGGTAATAAAGACGGGCCCGGAGAATCTCCCCAGAATCGACGCAGCCACAATGCCTGCAGCACCGACTCTGCGTTGCTCCGAAAGGGTCCTACAGCCCAGACCACCCCGCAGAACACCCTGCCAACTCACGGTGTCTCACCAGCACGTGGCCAGATCCGGTGCAGAGTATTACGAGGCGAGCCACACACAACCACACATGTGCCTGCGGATGCCTCTAAGCCCCGTCGACCCAGCCCCAGAAAATGACGTGGGCCCTGACGCCACCCTGCACGCCTGCGCCGCGTTCTGTGCCCCAATCCCGCTCGAGTTCCGCCGCGCACTGCGCCTGGCTCTGGGCAGGACGTCCCGATCGGGCAACCACCCCCGGCGCTGCGCGTTTTCTCTGCGTGCACGACGCATTACGCAATGCACGGACGGAGGAACGTCTCCAAGCAATATCCATCAGTATAAATAG
- the RIM101 gene encoding alkaline-responsive transcriptional regulator RIM101 (similar to Saccharomyces cerevisiae RIM101 (YHL027W); ancestral locus Anc_4.21): MYLDAILNKDPTATATQPANVSPTSIDFMTQQHEQQFGFANTSAASSSPATPPTPNNGLFSGSNTSSPTSSSSSSPGDTAANATTTIPTTTSAPVQAKKINKPKTGTISIVSPNPTILPCKWKGCTQVFHQADLLYLHLCQDHIGRKCQKNLQLNCQWDNCQTKTEKRDHITSHLRVHIPLKPFNCSNCNKKFKRPQDLKKHLKIHITGNDLIKKKRGPKIGSKKKSRSIATHSTTTLPDTQNPIYTPQLSSTIRSLLPIQHSSSPTLLNNNQSVSPIPTPYSNLNTLNYFNKLSQNMSIQNLQLQNNLQYQPPPPQQQQVPYNFPMQHSNSNSTTNSPPMHIIDHSNLINPYPTVNTLHNSTRTPTPPTATTTQLPPLFNNNTQTATNTTNNKHFLTTAILPPPTNSLLTPRYNIQQPYSYTSPTVIQPTTTQYFSTTQKSGLNTKTQTPDLIDQQIKSLSLSDDEDEDAIDEHKEDDNDDDETMTFLQDFTYVNVIKDYIFCSLLEEEYQDLQEEAQFPRAKNSSTIKISLPSYPKVLI; this comes from the coding sequence atgtaTTTGGACgctattttgaataaagaCCCCACAGCCACCGCCACTCAACCAGCTAATGTGTCGCCTACAAGCATCGATTTCATGACTCAACAGCATGAACAACAGTTTGGGTTTGCCAATACCAGTGCTGCTTCGTCATCACCAGCAACCCCTCCCACTCCGAATAATGGCCTGTTTTCCGGTTCCAATACATCTTCCCCAACCTCTTCTTCATCGTCATCTCCTGGTGACACTGCTGCTAATGCCACTACCACAATCCCTACAACCACCTCAGCACCTGTTCAAGccaagaaaataaataaaccCAAGACAGGCACAATCTCTATCGTATCGCCAAACCCAACCATCTTACCTTGCAAATGGAAGGGATGCACTCAAGTGTTCCATCAAGCAGATCTATTATACTTACACTTGTGTCAAGACCATATCGGTAGGAAAtgccaaaaaaatttacaattgaaTTGTCAATGGGATAATTGTCAGACgaaaacagaaaaaagGGACCATATCACATCTCATCTAAGAGTCCATATCCCTTTGAAACCATTCAATTGTTCCAATTGTaataagaaattcaaaagacCTCAGGATTTGAAGAAacatttgaaaattcaCATCACTGGTAACGATTtgattaaaaagaaaagaggTCCCAAGATCGGGTCCAAGAAGAAATCGCGTTCTATTGCCACTCATTCCACCACTACGCTTCCCGACACTCAAAACCCAATTTATACTCCACAATTATCAAGCACAATTAGAAGTTTATTACCCATCCAACATTCCTCTTCTCCAACTTTACTAAACAATAACCAAAGCGTCTCACCAATCCCCACTCCATATTCAAACCTCAACACCTTGAACTATTTCAATAAACTATCTCAAAATATGTCGattcaaaatttacaattacaaaataatttacaataccagccaccaccaccacaacaacaacaggTGCCATACAATTTCCCCATGCAACATTCTAATTCCAATTCCACTACAAATTCTCCTCCCATGCATATAATAGatcattcaaatttaataaaccCTTATCCAACTGTTAATACTCTTCATAATTCCACTCGTACTCCCACACCACCAACCGCTACTACAACTCAATTACCACCTCTATTCAACAACAACACTCAAACTGCTACCaatactactaataataaacacTTTTTAACTACTGCCATATTACCACCACCTacaaattcattattaacaCCAAGATATAATATTCAACAACCGTACTCGTATACGTCTCCAACTGTAATTCAACCAACTACTACTCAATATTTCAGCACAACTCAAAAGAGTGGTTTGAATACGAAAACTCAAACCCCGGACTTAATCGATCAACAGATTAAATCTTTATCTCTttcagatgatgaagatgaagatgctATTGATGAGCACAAAGAAGATGATAACGACGACGACGAAACTATGACTTTCTTGCAAGATTTCACATACGTCAATGTCATTAAAGATTACATCTTTTGCTCTTTGttagaagaagaatatcAAGATTTACAAGAAGAGGCTCAATTTCCAAGGGCAAAGAACTCATCCACTATAAAGATCTCTTTACCTTCTTATCCAAAAGTACTAATTTAA